A region of Bos javanicus breed banteng chromosome 17, ARS-OSU_banteng_1.0, whole genome shotgun sequence DNA encodes the following proteins:
- the VPS29 gene encoding vacuolar protein sorting-associated protein 29 isoform X3: MWRCTLKGLDLAFRIAGTTCFFRRLRPFRAGHRLVLVLGDLHIPHRCNSLPAKFKKLLVPGKIQHILCTGNLCTKESYDYLKTLAGDVHIVRGDFDENLNYPEQKVVTVGQFKIGLIHGHQVIPWGDMASLALLQRQFDVDILISGHTHKFEAFEHENKFYINPGSATGAYNALETNIIPSFVLMDIQASTVVTYVYQLIGDDVKVERIEYKKS; the protein is encoded by the exons ATGTGGCGGTGTACCCTCAAAGGACTGGATTTGGCTTTTAGAATTGCTGGAACTACTTGCTTCTTCAGGAGACTGCGACCTTTTAGA GCTGGGCACAGA TTGGTGTTGGTATTAGGAGACCTGCACATCCCACATCGGTGCAACAGTTTGCCAGCTAAGTTCAAAAAGCTGCTGGTGCCAGGGAAGATTCAGCACATTCTCTGCACTGGAAACCTTTGCACCAAAGAGAGTTATGACTATCTCAAGACTCTGGCTGGCGATGTCCATATTGTGAGAGGAGACTTCGATGAG AATCTGAATTATCCAGAGCAGAAAGTTGTGACTGTTGGGCAGTTCAAAATTGGTTTGATCCATGGACATCAAGTTATTCCATGGGGAGATATGGCCAGCCTAGCCCTATTGCAGAGGCAGTTTGATGTGGACATTCTTATTTCAGGACATACACATAAATTTGAAGCATTTGAGCATGAAAATAAATTCTACATTAATCCAGGTTCTGCCACTGGAGCATATAATGCCTTGGAAAC aaacattattccttcatttgtgttGATGGATATCCAGGCTTCTACAGTTGTCACTTATGTGTATCAGCTAATTGGAGATGATGTGAAAGTAGAACGAATTGAATACAAAAAATCTTAA
- the FAM216A gene encoding protein FAM216A isoform X2, translating to MPNQGPVSDWTECSSSTEPPAVARAEGGGGGSAGHSYYQNSKDRIKDGHKVNSPRTKLQELWKMPQTVHTPKSMTEPSFLKHPDLTLVEKHYLCSVAKIYNANYLRTLMKRHYMHVIQRSSQKPGVLTHHRGHLSSRYSQKQHYPCTTWRHQLEREDLGPPNTAAASAPEMIQHSLWRPVRNKEGLKTGYASKTRCKSLKIFRKPGRPFMQSVSANDSESYMNEEKKEEDLLNKCMQSMSIEEQGEHLMLT from the exons ATGCCCAACCAGGGTCCAGTGTCCGACTGGACGGAATGCAGTTCTTCCACAGAGCCGCCTGCAGTGGCCAGGGCCGAGGGTGGCGGCGGCGG GTCAGCTGGACATTCTTATTACCAGAATTCCAAAG ACAGAATCAAAGATGGACACAAAGTGAACTCGCCTAGAACCAAGCTGCAAGAGTTATGGAAAATGCCTCAAACAGTTCACACCCCTAAGTCAATGACAGAGCCTTCCTTTCTAAAG CATCCAGACCTCACCTTAGTCGAGAAGCACTACCTGTGTAGCGTTGCTAAGATCTATAATGCAAACTATCTGAGGACTTTAATGAAGAGGCACTACATGCATGTGATCCAGCGCAGCTCCCAAAAACCAG GTGTCCTCACTCATCACAGGGGCCACCTCAGTTCTCGTTACTCACAGAAGCAGCATTACCCCTGTACTACATGGCGACACCAGCTGGAGAGAGAGGACTTGGGGCCTCCTAACACTGCAGCTGCATCTGCACCTGAGATGATACAACATTCGCTTTGGCGACCAGTGAGAAACAAAGAAGG TTTAAAAACTGGATATGCATCTAAAACAAGATGTAAATCACTGAAGATTTTTAGAAAACCAGGCAGACCGTTCATGCAATCAG tttctGCAAATGATTCTGAATCATacatgaatgaagaaaaaaaggaagaagatttACTAAATAAGTGTATGCAATCAATGTCCATTGAAGAACAGGGAGAACATCTGATGTTAACTTGA
- the VPS29 gene encoding vacuolar protein sorting-associated protein 29 isoform X1: MVSTALVLVLGDLHIPHRCNSLPAKFKKLLVPGKIQHILCTGNLCTKESYDYLKTLAGDVHIVRGDFDENLNYPEQKVVTVGQFKIGLIHGHQVIPWGDMASLALLQRQFDVDILISGHTHKFEAFEHENKFYINPGSATGAYNALETNIIPSFVLMDIQASTVVTYVYQLIGDDVKVERIEYKKS; the protein is encoded by the exons ATGGTGAGTACCGCA TTGGTGTTGGTATTAGGAGACCTGCACATCCCACATCGGTGCAACAGTTTGCCAGCTAAGTTCAAAAAGCTGCTGGTGCCAGGGAAGATTCAGCACATTCTCTGCACTGGAAACCTTTGCACCAAAGAGAGTTATGACTATCTCAAGACTCTGGCTGGCGATGTCCATATTGTGAGAGGAGACTTCGATGAG AATCTGAATTATCCAGAGCAGAAAGTTGTGACTGTTGGGCAGTTCAAAATTGGTTTGATCCATGGACATCAAGTTATTCCATGGGGAGATATGGCCAGCCTAGCCCTATTGCAGAGGCAGTTTGATGTGGACATTCTTATTTCAGGACATACACATAAATTTGAAGCATTTGAGCATGAAAATAAATTCTACATTAATCCAGGTTCTGCCACTGGAGCATATAATGCCTTGGAAAC aaacattattccttcatttgtgttGATGGATATCCAGGCTTCTACAGTTGTCACTTATGTGTATCAGCTAATTGGAGATGATGTGAAAGTAGAACGAATTGAATACAAAAAATCTTAA
- the VPS29 gene encoding vacuolar protein sorting-associated protein 29 isoform X2: MLVLVLGDLHIPHRCNSLPAKFKKLLVPGKIQHILCTGNLCTKESYDYLKTLAGDVHIVRGDFDENLNYPEQKVVTVGQFKIGLIHGHQVIPWGDMASLALLQRQFDVDILISGHTHKFEAFEHENKFYINPGSATGAYNALETNIIPSFVLMDIQASTVVTYVYQLIGDDVKVERIEYKKS, from the exons ATG TTGGTGTTGGTATTAGGAGACCTGCACATCCCACATCGGTGCAACAGTTTGCCAGCTAAGTTCAAAAAGCTGCTGGTGCCAGGGAAGATTCAGCACATTCTCTGCACTGGAAACCTTTGCACCAAAGAGAGTTATGACTATCTCAAGACTCTGGCTGGCGATGTCCATATTGTGAGAGGAGACTTCGATGAG AATCTGAATTATCCAGAGCAGAAAGTTGTGACTGTTGGGCAGTTCAAAATTGGTTTGATCCATGGACATCAAGTTATTCCATGGGGAGATATGGCCAGCCTAGCCCTATTGCAGAGGCAGTTTGATGTGGACATTCTTATTTCAGGACATACACATAAATTTGAAGCATTTGAGCATGAAAATAAATTCTACATTAATCCAGGTTCTGCCACTGGAGCATATAATGCCTTGGAAAC aaacattattccttcatttgtgttGATGGATATCCAGGCTTCTACAGTTGTCACTTATGTGTATCAGCTAATTGGAGATGATGTGAAAGTAGAACGAATTGAATACAAAAAATCTTAA
- the FAM216A gene encoding protein FAM216A isoform X1 — protein sequence MPNQGPVSDWTECSSSTEPPAVARAEGGGGGSAGHSYYQNSKGTDRIKDGHKVNSPRTKLQELWKMPQTVHTPKSMTEPSFLKHPDLTLVEKHYLCSVAKIYNANYLRTLMKRHYMHVIQRSSQKPGVLTHHRGHLSSRYSQKQHYPCTTWRHQLEREDLGPPNTAAASAPEMIQHSLWRPVRNKEGLKTGYASKTRCKSLKIFRKPGRPFMQSVSANDSESYMNEEKKEEDLLNKCMQSMSIEEQGEHLMLT from the exons ATGCCCAACCAGGGTCCAGTGTCCGACTGGACGGAATGCAGTTCTTCCACAGAGCCGCCTGCAGTGGCCAGGGCCGAGGGTGGCGGCGGCGG GTCAGCTGGACATTCTTATTACCAGAATTCCAAAGGTACTG ACAGAATCAAAGATGGACACAAAGTGAACTCGCCTAGAACCAAGCTGCAAGAGTTATGGAAAATGCCTCAAACAGTTCACACCCCTAAGTCAATGACAGAGCCTTCCTTTCTAAAG CATCCAGACCTCACCTTAGTCGAGAAGCACTACCTGTGTAGCGTTGCTAAGATCTATAATGCAAACTATCTGAGGACTTTAATGAAGAGGCACTACATGCATGTGATCCAGCGCAGCTCCCAAAAACCAG GTGTCCTCACTCATCACAGGGGCCACCTCAGTTCTCGTTACTCACAGAAGCAGCATTACCCCTGTACTACATGGCGACACCAGCTGGAGAGAGAGGACTTGGGGCCTCCTAACACTGCAGCTGCATCTGCACCTGAGATGATACAACATTCGCTTTGGCGACCAGTGAGAAACAAAGAAGG TTTAAAAACTGGATATGCATCTAAAACAAGATGTAAATCACTGAAGATTTTTAGAAAACCAGGCAGACCGTTCATGCAATCAG tttctGCAAATGATTCTGAATCATacatgaatgaagaaaaaaaggaagaagatttACTAAATAAGTGTATGCAATCAATGTCCATTGAAGAACAGGGAGAACATCTGATGTTAACTTGA